Within the Erigeron canadensis isolate Cc75 chromosome 6, C_canadensis_v1, whole genome shotgun sequence genome, the region AAAAGGCACACACTTTTGCGGACAAGGCAAATCAGGATTTCCGTGAGTCAGTAATTACAACAAACATCTGGTGTGCGTCGGTCACATTTCGATATGAAGGGCAGCAGAACTACTACTCCTACTAAGCTCTTAACATTTGCCGAAAAATGCAAGGTAGTCTTATTATCCCTTCGGATTATGCGTGTGATCATCATTATCAtagtttttatttgtattgtattttttttttcagaacATATTAGCATCAAATTGGCAAGGTACTCTAAATACAGTTAAAGCTGATTCTACAGGAAGGTACCCCCCAATATCTACTTTGTATTTGCTTTctatcattttcttttgttattattattatttttttttgaacggctcttttgttattttttaaccCATGTTTATGGCTTTGTGTTTTTCGTTATCTTACAGCAAGGAAGAAATCTACAGTTCAAAAGTCAAATACTTTGTCAAGAGAGGAAGGCCGTACATTTGGGTACCAGAAAATGACTTGCATAATGTGGTATGTTTAGTTATTTACATTTAGTACAAACGCCGCTATCCCTTTTTCAGTGCTATTGTGTTTTTGTCATTTGATTACAACGTGTTCTGATGGTGTATTTTAAGTTAATCTGCCTTTTTTGGGGTTTGAATGTGAGACGTCACAAGTTTAATGTAGAGTTGACAATCGTATGTATTTCCGGGGTTGAAGTGGAACAAAACCTTTAGGCTTGTTTTATCTTTTCCTTATTTCCTTTTAGCAAGTAGCAACATGGTAATTGTATGTGATGAAAATTTCCGCAAAAGCTTGTTTTTCCCTTCTAAGTAGAGGACTTGGAAGAAAAGTCTTCTCATTGGTAGGATGGATTCTTGTGCTGACACACATGTTAGAAGcatctttttttatattgttatgCAGCAATAAGTTTTGGTGCATCAAGGTGTAAAGAAGTGCATAGATGTGTGTGAAAAGATATATCACGTCCCTTCCAAAATCCTTCCTACAACTCTATGAACTCACTCTAAGTAGCAATACTTTCTTCAAGTAAAACACAGAGTCATCAAAGTATATCAGGTTATTTAGAGTCCACCTTATTTAGAGTCCAAAAAGGGCccatataacttacacatgtgtaagaccATCCATCTTCTCCGGTGACTTTTCCGCCGAGAATCAGGTccgttacacatgtgtaagtcgtggtggtggtggtcgccgtcgccggaaaatcatggtggtggtcggagatgatggtggtggtggtaggaggtCGTTGGAATTTCAGGAGATggaagaaaatcaatggacCCTTTTTGGACTCTAAATAAGGTGGACTCTAAataacttttccctatatatatatatatatatatgttgctagTTTCATCAAGTCCAGTTATTTGTATGCGATGCTATATATTTCTCCACCCACTTAGTATGCTCATGATGAAATGAAGGTAGATTTTggttaaaaaactttttataatttgtcCTTATCTAGGTAGTTGATGTATATAACATGAAGTCACAAAGTTTGGTATCGTTGATGGCGATGCTCGTGTGGAGGGAGAGAATGAGGGAATTATTATAGCTGCAGTAGTGAAGCTTTAGTCATGAGCAACTTTTATCTCTATTTAGTATACCTTTTTCTTGCATTCTAGCTGTCTATGACCTGTTCTGCTTTCTTTTTGTATAACATAATCTCTACTATGATTTGTCTAGCATCGGTTTAGTGATCATTTTACccttttcttatttaaaaagtGTATGGTATGAATTATGCTATACTATTGTATATATTCTTAGTGCTCTAGTGGGATTGTGGGAGATAGATATGCCTCTTTACTCTTCTGATTTGTGtatttttctggaaaaaaaagaATACAGTTATAGATGAACGTGGTTCATTTGCTGTCACAAGTCCCTTACCAGGTTCCCTTGCAAGTTTGCTCCAAGCATTAAAGAAGGTCAGTCAATATTCTTTCTTCTACTTCATACTCCCTCTCCATATGTCTTCTAAGAATTATAAATGTGAGTGTTGAAGACTACATATGTTATCTCGATAACattataataatactaaaaattCCTTCTTCATACAGCCCCCCAATCGGATTGCTCTTGTCGGTGAAGTTGTGCCGCTTAGTGATAATAAGGTACAATTTATAGAAGCTAATCTTAAATGGTctattgtttgtttttcattCGTCTGTAACTAAGCTTGAAATTGACAAGGTATTGTCAGTATTGTGTAACCCAAATTGTTGAATCGAAACATGTTcatgcaacttttttttttattttttcaagtttttggcTGTACTTTCATATGTGCTGATAATTTCATAGTTTCAGCATTCATGCCACCTGTTGCATCCCAAGATCTAAACTAGTGGTGGTCAAATCACCAAACCATAAGTGGTATTCCATAGGTTCTTAGGGAGCTAGCTCCCCTACCTTGAATTTGACATCTTCATTTCTGGTTCTGTTCATCCTTTTGTGAACACATTTACGTCATCGTCATATTTTTGCTATCACTTCATCTTTGAAGAGAACTAATAATATTAGTTAGTAAAAGCAAGTTGATATTTCATATgctaatatttttttacatgCCTCCTTATGCATGGAATTCTGTCAGATCAAGTCAGCAGCAGAAACCCTGCGAGAGATGATAATATCAGAAGGGGAGGCAATAAGGGAGTTTAGTTACTCAGTTTCTAGTATATTAAGTTCATCTAATTTCACATCTACATCTCGTGCCGAAAACCTTCAAGAGTTTTTGAATGAAGATCTACAATATAGGATATACAAGTTTAATCCAAGGTAAAAGTTCTCTGTTAACCATTTCTTATCAACACGGATTTTAACTCAGTTTGAGCAAAAACATGTCCCTATGTTGTGTAGGgatatatgtattattgatGCGAGCTTATATCAAATACAAAATCTCTATCATGCAGCTCAATCACTTACATAGAAAGCAAGGGAAGCAGCCATGAAATGGATATGAAGGATATGGAAGAATCAAAGGCTGATCCCTTGTGTAAGTATCCTCCTACATGTGCATGATGTTTACTTGTGCATATATTCTGCACACTTACCCAAAGTTACAGCTCACCAACTTTTTAGGATCCACCTCCAACTAGCACGTGTGCAATATTTACAAACACCgacattttgtattttgttaaaTGTATTGAGTTTGGTTTGTCAAACAAGACCCCGTTGCTCATTTATAAGTGATATAATGAGAAGCAAATGCCACTGAAACCAACTTACACCTCAGATCGTTTTCCCGGGCCAGAAAATATCAGTTTTGTTATCTATGGATCTGTACTTGGACTTCAAGTTCACACTTATCAAATAAAGGAACTTCCAGAAATGTGTTTCCTTCTTAACTAGATAGGAAGtggtttaattaataaataatcacCAGTTGTAACAGGTTTCCTTCGTGTTCAAGAGTTAACTATCATTTAAGGATGATACACCATAATTACATTCTTTTGGTATTGTTCCATGTAGCTCTTTTTTCTGCAAGCTTGATTGATGGCATTAATCAAAGTGAAGTCAGACGTCGAGCCCTGATGATTTTTTGTGCTACATACTTGAATAAGAATGTTAAGGTATGAAACTTAATCCCCCAGAATGTAGTAAATGGCATAGAGTGAATTCATATGGCAAAAGGGCAATTTTGAAGCATTTACTTATTATTAGGTTGctttgggttttgtttatttCAGTTGCtcaaatagataaatatatataattgagcTAAAACGAAATCAGGTCAAATTGTTTGAATGGGTGCAAAGTTGTCCGATGGAAACcttctaaaatttttaatttaaaacgttagataatatttgtaataatataGTTTTGGCATTCATATATATTGACATTTCCTATAATGAATTCATCAAAGaggatataaatgtgtttttgatCAACCTGATCACTACTTAAGTCTTACCTGTTATGACACATTACCCAACACACAAGCCCAACCCCATTGCCGCCTCCACCTTAGAGTACACCATCAATGTTTGCATGATATAGTTgtacaatatcaaaataaataacatgCACAATGCCACAATGCTTACAACGTACCATCTCAACGTTTTCCTTTCCTCTAATTCTATGTAGGCATGTGGCGTTTCCCTTGTTCATTTCTCTGACCTCTTGATATTGTGTGTATTTGAAGGATGCCCTGGTGCTTTCGATAGATCGGAAAGGGCTTGATTTGCTGGGGAAGGTTATGGGACCCATGATGGACGATGGGTCTCGTGAAGTCCAATGGAAAGAGATGCGATTGCAGCTTGCGGAAGAAGCTCGTGATGTTGAGACGTTCTGCAAACGACTTGTTGAGATGGAAGAGGAAGCAATTAAGAATGTTTCAGCATTCAGTGGCCTACCATTAGATGCTAATGAAATGTAAGCCCTCACCGAACTTCGTGTGTGTTAACATGGTTTGTTCAAGTTACAATTTTTATGTATCCCGTATTAATATAATGCTTAATATATTCACCACGggtaaggttcatgtgagaactattcacatatgaacataagtaattataagtataacttgataattcaaatgtgaacgaatatgttcatatataccattcacatatgaacatcaagttataatataaaagttttcatggttctttcaattcaaatgtttctcaCATAAACCTTTTCCTATTCACCACTATATATACATGTCTAAAGGTGTTATTCTTTCTTTACCCTTTACATGTGATCTCTTACTATATATACCATTTGGTTAACGTTTGTGGATGTTTTTATCTACATTAAGATCAACTTTTTCCATATAAAAACAATTCTTCGAAACACATCCATGACTTCTTATACAGTTGAATATTATTTCATGACATAAACGTATTATCTGTATTCATTTTGATGGGTcttatataataactttaattatttgtttaacAATAAAGTAATCAAGTTGTGtactttttgttatatatattttaattaattttgttaacttttttGTGTTACTTACTATATGTACTGAAATATTTGAATACTTTGACTTAGAAAAACTGCTACAATGGCATGTTTAAAAAGCAATACTGATATGTGAGGCTTGACTTGTCTTCTTCTTGGGCTAAATTGAGAGTACAAACATAGCACATTTGTAGACTAGTAGTTTCAAAGTATGATCTTTTAAGTCATTACATAAACGCCTTCCTTATGATATACCCAATCATGTATCTCTTATTCATATGTATCGACGTTTGCAATCCAACTATAAACAAAATGAAACACATTCGTTTTTATTAAGTGTGTATATAAAAAACTTAAGGCCCGAAGAAATAACTTTGAAGAGTTTTACCTTTTAAGACATCCTTGAATTTAGCTAAACATTTGTTTGTATCAAGTTTATAGTGGTGATTTTAATccttaaatgtataaatacccTCTCAATCCATAATTGTGTAACCTTTTCACccacattaaaaattaaattattcaaCAATTCTCTCTCAAATCACACTTTTCAAGTATGAGAATATATGTGAAATGCCAAATACTGTATAGTAGAAGATTAATACTTAAGCAGCTTTAAACCTCTTTATTAATACTAGCATActgaaaacaaaacaatttcaaACCAACATTATAAATCGAAGATTTAACTAGCTCCAAATGTGATCTAAATTCCAAACCATAAAAACCAATAATCAAAAAAATTGTCAAATAATGGTGCAACAGCATGCTGGATCATCATGGTCATCCCTAGGATTTGTAGAGACGCCATGATAGTCATACAACCACGGATAGTCTTGCCCTTGAGCCATGTGGATAGGTGGTGCATATGGCTGAGCGGTTTGTGTATATGATGAGGGTCGTGGTGGAGGAACATACCCATCATCATTTCTGATACGAATACCACCTGACCCTTGACTATTATAGTCATGATGAGTAGATGCTAAGCTAGAATTACGTCGATTCACATTGTTGTTGGGAATGGGGTACTTGAATGTAGTCGACTGTAGTATGACCAATTCCTCAGGCTTGTAGGTGTCCAAGACAGCTGTAATTAGATCAGCATTTATAGCGCCATAACTAACACTAGACAACGAATTAGGATTTTGATTGATCACCGAACCATGTAGGTTGCTGTTAAAGCTGGTTGGCACTAAATTTGGAGGTGGGCTGCTGGTTTGATTTTCTGATACAATGATAACATTAGTCTGAAACGTACGCTCGAGAGTGGCTCTGATGTCTTCAGGATGTCGGGCGGTAGAGATGGTGAAATATGCTCTCGCATAATCCATCACTAGCATTTTCACTCCACCCATTTCACGCAGCTTGGTTGCGACACGTCCTATCCATGTGTCACAATTACGAAAACGATCAATGTGAAGAGTAACGGTTCTTTCATAGTCCATATCTGATCGATGGTTCACTGAAATGTAACAAATCCAAAAACAATATCGCTTCAAGGTATATAAacatgatgatatatatatatatatatatatatatatatgtatggtgTATTGTGAGATTTAGACCATTATAATACTTGATTAAATATCTAGATCATATCGTCACACCTTAACAAAggaatacatatacatataaaaactatTACGTATGAATTGTTAGCTATCATCACACCTTAACTTCTTGTCAATAAAAAATCATCACACTTTAACcaaataaatgataataaataCTATTACAAGCTAAAAATGTATCTCAAGAATACAAGATTATGAGTAATATATAATTCTTAAttctatttattaattaatatataaataaataagggGACTTCGGGGATTAAATTGCCAAGTTCTGTTCTCCAGACTTCTGTGCATTCGTGGGACTCTCTTGCTAGCTAGCCTTTCCATGTTTTATTtctagtataataaaaaaaaaaaaaaagtaaaaagaaataaaaaatatgaaaaagattATTGTGTAAAGGTGTAAATATGGatacaataactatatatacttgtatataaaaaaaggttAGACAGTCtgaatcaaaattatatatacgaaatatattttaaacttttatctttatgaaaaagtatatatgtatataccttATTGGCGACCTGCTTGGAGaagagtttttttctttttgaacagcgCTTGGAGAAGAgttattatgatttatgaatgaaTGATAGAGGTAATTAATCTaggtttatatatgtatgacgAGTATTATACTAACTTTTCCTTAATTACCTTCTAATTTCATAGACATTTAATTGGTTTCTTCTTGATATGGATAATAATGAAATTTGGACCCTGACCGGTTGACTGCTGACCAACCTCAAGTCGACTATTTAAATGTATTGtactacttttattttataatattttatagaaGTTAATTTAAATTGGAACTAGTGGGGCCACCCGCGTTTCGCTGCGGGCCGACATTATTTTTCGATGGATAATGTTATATATGCCTAATTCATATATCTAAATATTGTCATACTCCACACATCATATGACACATATTTTTCATTAGTTCTTTTTCATCATCTATATCGTTGATCTTGCCACATGGCTTGATCTCTTTTTTAGACGTATCTTTAGACACGTAAATTAGTCAccttaatcatttttatttttatttggatatcaaagttttttttatgtctGATTCACTCGTACTTGAAACTACATATCCTGAGTTATTGTTACATTCCTTACACGAAATAAAACGTTAAAATATCATGGAAGATAACTAACATTTTTGTAGTATTTGGGTTTGtaataaattgtatatattgctACCAAGGAtagtttaaaaaggaaaaaaattgtgTTTGGGTTCACAAGGCTAGTGCTTTTGCACATGCCTTCCAAACTAATTAGTCATTTCATAGTTTTTTTACGGCATTTGATCTTGAatagaaaataatttaaatattgttgACTGtaactcaaaaataaaattcttgaaaaaatatatacaccATATGAAGCAAACACATGGAAAACAGTTGTAGTACACGTGCAAGTTCTATAGTACTACATTTTTTTCTCCGTCAAATTTTATAATTGAAATTCCTTACGTATTCAACACAAACCACATCTTTCAATCACTTTTATCTATCTTTTATGTTTCTTGTAAAAAATTTTCTTCAGCCTGCTGAGTTTTCAATTCTGTTCGTTTCATATTTTGTTATCATTCATTTCGGCAAGGACCAATGTTTGCAACCACTCTGCCGGAAACATATTTAAGCcacaatataatattattgccGTATATAGTGGCATCGCAACGCCAAAAGGAGCCCATCGTTATCAGCCAACAGTCCAACACTATCAGGTATTGCCACCTACATGGTGAAGAGGTGAACGGCAGGATGATGGTAGTTAGCCGCAGGTGACGATGACGATGATAGTGACGACATAATCCTGTTAATTATTGGGTTGTTTACTCTTTACATATCTCCTTTGTTTTTCTGGATTTTTTTTAGATATGATGGTGCTACCTACTATGTTATAGTAGGCTATATTACCGTCGGTGATTTTCTGAGTGATGCACCGGTGGCTTATGAGTAAAAAAAGGCTGACGTCCGCATTCTTTGGATGtagatgaagaaaaagaagataataGTGTTGGAGAGAGCAAGAGAGAAGAGATtaaagaaaggagaagattgAAGAGTCCTGAAAAGTTAAGAAGATAAAGGGTTAACTATGTCATTTCAAGTTACCCAACGAAGCCAGTTGGAGCCTTCATCCAAATTgggattattatatatataatatgtcgATCTACGTGGAATTGGAATAATTTATAGTATAAAAATAAAGTGGTGATACAGAGCCCTACTAAATAGGGCTAAATATTAGCCTAACTTTAAATTTTTACCATATGTTAATTTTAATGTTAACATATAATCCAGATTGGTTTTATTCTAATTTTACCCTGTATTAATTTAGAGAATATAATTTCCATTTATCcctttcattatgttatttactttttcattAAGTGCACATTTAAGccttttaacattttattattttctgtgaattttttcattattttgataaaCATGTAAAACCATACATAAATTTAACATCGGTATAACCGTATAACAATAACACAATTATAATGTAACAGAAGATTGACTTCTTTATATTCATCATCAATACTCATAGATGATTAGGAGAATAAAAAACTCACCTCTTGCTTGCATCATTAAGATCATCAAAGCTATATTTAGTTGTAAACAAATTGAAAGTATCCACTTAAATTGTAGGCGTACGAACTAGTAAAATTGAAAGATTATGTTTAACATATATGTAGCACCAgtctaattaaaaaaacaaacataattaaTTTCTTTGTAGAAGTTCAAACTTTATATAATCTCATTATGTTTGTGTAGCACATattatgtataaacaaaatattaaatatacacCATCATATCATATCCAATTAAACATTTGATTCCTTAACAATTTACAGGTTCCAACTTTCTATATGATTACTACATAAACAAATTGTGATGCAAccacaaaaaagtaaaataaaaaagaaataaaaaaaatgaacaattAAAATATGATGATTATCAGTTCAGCTTTTTAAATGATATGAGATCATCAggttcattatatataaataaatatatatatatatatatataattaggttTAGGAGAATACTTACATGGAATAAAAATACgtaaaaaggtttttgatgtGGAGGCAAGATGGAAAAATTGTTTAATAGTCTTTTAATGATAAAAGGTAAGGGCATATCAgtaattagaaaaaataattaatgggtTTTTAGAAATAAATCCAGATGACATTTTTAGATTGTTAGGCTTATTTTTAGGTGTAGCATTTTAGGTCTcctaatcatttttcataaaaatatatgcattatCTTACACATtaatatgataattattaaattaaactaaacattagttaaatttgaaaattacttagaaaattcagtcattatatattatataataataataataataatattaattataatttgtgttcatgttgaaaaaaatatatataatttgtgtctagcaaaattatttatattacaacGATACAAAATCACTATTTTAGTAGTGCTATATTAgatcttttacccgcacgatgtgcggtagttttaaaattgactttctttttattttatttaaaaagaatcttgaatgaagtattatattagagttaattgcataaaacGTGAAATGTCTGTAGTTTACACAAATTCGTGGTTTACATCCctgtaagtttttattttaagggttTTCATCCATGTTTAAAGTATTATTAGCAACTTATATCCCTTTCATTAACAACATTATTTTCCATCCGTTAAAAGCCTTCACGTGCCACACACGTGAGGACATTCTTGTCTTTTTGCTTATTGCAGGGACGATTTATGCAATTACACTGCATATAAACTTTTTCTTATAAACTCTATTACATAAACAACATCCTTAAATCAAATGTattcaatgaaaaaaaaaatccacaaATCAAATGAATCAAAATTAATCAAACATCACATCTTGTGGTGTTCTTATCCACAAATCCACAATTTATCCACAAAAATGTTATAGATAATACCGTAAATTAAATGCCCTAATTTTCTTGTGTTGTTCTCATCTTTTGCAAGTGAAAAAGAAATGGGTTGGGTGGAAGAAAATTAATCAAAGCTTCTCCATCTTAAAAGCTTTTTCATCAAGTTGAGACTAGCACATGAATCGAATATATATCCATTTCATGAAaccgattatatatatagatagaacTGTAGCGACGGCCATTGGTGGAAGGAGGCGATGGATACCTTTCATTTTCTGATGGAAAATCCCCTCAAACGCTTCAGATCCCTAACTCACTTCCCATCGTTTTGTCCAATGGGTTTTTAATGATTGTTTCTGAGTTTATCCAATCCCTCACTCTACATCTATGTTCCATTCATTTTTTTCGTGGTTGtttttgatgttgatgatgattgtttgtttttctttttgtaagaCACTTCAAAACACAATAAACTAGATGTGGCTTTTAGGAAGGCAGAGTGAAAAGGAGATATAACGGGATATTGAAATATGTGTCTGCCAGGGATTGAGAGTGAAAAATGGATACAagggagaaaacaaaaaatttatatgcaGTGTAATTGCATAAAACGTCCCTGCAAGAAGCAAAAAGACAAGAATGTCCTCACGTGTGTGGCATGTGAAGGCTTTTAATGGATGGAAAGTAATGCCGTTAATGAAAGGGATGTAAGTTGCTAATAATACTTGAAACATGGATGAAAACCGCTAAAGAAAACTTACAGGGATGTAAACCACGAATTTGTGTAAACCACAAAGACgttttatgcaattaactcattatattatataataatataataagtgAATAGGTTGTGAATAGTAACTCGTCTATGTAATAAGACTTATTCATCATCTTACATGTATTATATGAATAACTGAATGAGATTTATATTCATCTaccaaaatatttataaatactcatatatatcGTCGTAGTTGAACATAGCGAGCATGCAATATATGTTATAATTGTCGAAAGAAGAATTGTAATCGTAATTTGGTTGAATAAAATACGACAAAAATAATCAGTTACTAAAAATCGTAATTTAGTTGAACATAGCGTGCTCTCCGCACCACCAaacttatatgatgtattattatgacttaaataaacagttaacccaattacactaaaataccaacatatatataatatattttattaatatatatgagtataaGAATTATTGGCATTTAATTAGTATAGATAATGGTCAGCAAAACTAATATGATCACAAGATGTCTTGTGAGTTATGATATTTGTCAGGAGTGAAAACAATCCAAACACTACAAATAGGAAATAAAAGGCACATATATAGCTGATTTACTGGTTTTTATTTCTGAAATGAACATATTATTGAAACTGTTTATCAAACAACCTTCACAAACATAACCAAAATGAATAACACCAACAGAAGTTAAAGCAACATGCGAACACAAAGATCATTTATTAAGCAGTAATTAAAAAGATGATCAATAATACGAACGAGACTGGCAGCGGtctcttaattaattaagaagcATTAGCGAACCTAACACGCCTGCTGCTGCTAGTAGGATGGGTAGAGGTGTGATTATGAACTCTAGGGACGGCTGCTCTGGATGTCCCCGCATCGTAATTGACCTTGATAGCTTTCGTTTTTGTCCCATTTTTGGTTGTAGTTTCTTTGTATTCTATGTTTTTGATTAACCCCTGAGAAGCATGAGCAGCTACGATTGTCCCCAATCCTTGCAACAATGCTTTATCTTGATGAGAGCTGACCACAGGAGGTTTTGAACTAACAACATCTGTTTTTTTCAATAGTGTGATGCTTCTGTTGGATGAAAACTCGTGCTTAAGCGCGTTTATGATAGTTTTGGAGGGCTGAATGGTTGAGACAGTGAGTTTCCCACCACTCTTAGCTTTCCATGATTTAACACCACCAAGTTTGTCAAGCACCTTTTGGACCCTTTGGTTATCAGAAGTCCTAGAGTATGGAATGATTTCGATGTATCTATCCTTTGCCTCTACCAGTGAGTGGGTATCACGGGATGGTGGTTTGATATTGACATAAACATCTAACATCTTCAAATTAAGTCGTTACGGAATACTAATTTatgaccctatatatatatatatacatggaagAAGGGGAGGGCCGGGATGCTGCTTTTATAGACTACTACTTTTTGCTTTCACATTCACTCAAACAATTGACTATTCTATTATCATCATCCACATAAATCTTTTAAGTGAAATTTACAATTTCAAAAAACTccatataataataatccaatctaacaataattataaaacaacctcctaaattatttt harbors:
- the LOC122605567 gene encoding uncharacterized protein LOC122605567, giving the protein MKGSRTTTPTKLLTFAEKCKNILASNWQGTLNTVKADSTGSKEEIYSSKVKYFVKRGRPYIWVPENDLHNVNTVIDERGSFAVTSPLPGSLASLLQALKKPPNRIALVGEVVPLSDNKIKSAAETLREMIISEGEAIREFSYSVSSILSSSNFTSTSRAENLQEFLNEDLQYRIYKFNPSSITYIESKGSSHEMDMKDMEESKADPLSLFSASLIDGINQSEVRRRALMIFCATYLNKNVKDALVLSIDRKGLDLLGKVMGPMMDDGSREVQWKEMRLQLAEEARDVETFCKRLVEMEEEAIKNVSAFSGLPLDANEM
- the LOC122606089 gene encoding uncharacterized protein LOC122606089, whose translation is MDYERTVTLHIDRFRNCDTWIGRVATKLREMGGVKMLVMDYARAYFTISTARHPEDIRATLERTFQTNVIIVSENQTSSPPPNLVPTSFNSNLHGSVINQNPNSLSSVSYGAINADLITAVLDTYKPEELVILQSTTFKYPIPNNNVNRRNSSLASTHHDYNSQGSGGIRIRNDDGYVPPPRPSSYTQTAQPYAPPIHMAQGQDYPWLYDYHGVSTNPRDDHDDPACCCTII